A genomic stretch from Dermochelys coriacea isolate rDerCor1 chromosome 24, rDerCor1.pri.v4, whole genome shotgun sequence includes:
- the SF3B4 gene encoding splicing factor 3B subunit 4, with the protein MAAGPISERNQDATVYVGGLDEKVSEPLLWELFLQAGPVVNTHMPKDRVTGQHQGYGFVEFLSEEDADYAIKIMNMIKLYGKPIRVNKASAHNKNLDVGANIFIGNLDPEIDEKLLYDTFSAFGVILQTPKIMRDPDTGNSKGYAFINFASFDASDAAIEAMNGQYLCNRPITVSYAFKKDSKGERHGSAAERLLAAQNPLSQADRPHQLFADAPPPPSVPTPVVTSLGPGVNPPGIPPPGSFPPPVPPPGAMPPGMPPAMPPPPMPPGAGAPGPPSGGTPSGGHPPHPHPFPPGGMHHPGMPPMQVHHGPPGMGQHHHPGPPGSGGQPPPRPPHGMPHPGPPPMGMPPRGPHFGSPMGHPGPMPHHGMRGPPPLMPPHGYSGPPRPPPYGYQRVPLPPRPAQRPPVPPRGPLRGPLP; encoded by the exons ATGGCGGCGGGGCCCATCTCCGAGAGGAACCAGG ATGCTACGGTTTATGTCGGTGGCCTGGATGAGAAGGTCAGCGAGCCGCTGTTATGGGAGCTCTTTCTGCAGGCAGGACCAGTGGTCAATACCCACATGCCCAAAGATCGAGTCACTGGTCAACATCAAG GTTATGGGTTCGTGGAATTCCTCAGCGAGGAAGATGCTGACTACGCCATTAAAATCATGAACATGATCAAACTGTATGGGAAGCCGATCCGTGTGAACAAGGCCTCGGCCCACAACAAGAACCTGGATGTGGGCGCCAACATCTTCATTGGCAACCTGGACCCGGAGATCGACGAGAAACTGCTGTACGACACCTTCAGCGCCTTCGGAGTCATCCTGCAGACCCCCAAGATCATGCGGGACCCCGACACGGGGAACTCCAAGGGCTACGCCTTCATCAACTTCGCCAGCTTCGACGCCTCCGACGCCGCCATTGAGGCCATGAACGGACAGTACCTATGCAACCGTCCCATCACTGTCTCTTACGCCTTCAAGAAAGATTCCAAAGGCGAGCGGCACGGCTCTGCCGCGGAGCGGTTGCTGGCGGCCCAGAACCCCCTCTCTCAGGCAGACCGGCCCCATCAGCTGTTTGCAGACGCCCCTCCTCCTCCATCGGTGCCGACTCCTGTTGTCACATCCTTGGGGCCAGGCGTCAACCCTCCAG GCATTCCACCCCCAGGATCGTTTCCCCCGCCAGTGCCGCCACCTGGAGCAATGCCCCCAGGAATGCCTCCTGCCATGCCACCTCCACCCATGCCACCAGGTGCAGGTGCCCCGGGTCCTCCTTCAGGGGGCACTCCCAGTGGAGGGCACCCTCCTCACCCACATCCTTTCCCACCTGGGGGGATGCATCATCCAG GGATGCCGCCCATGCAGGTGCATCACGGACCACCCGGGATGGGACAGCATCATCATCCAGGGCCACCGGGGTCAGGAGgccagcccccgccccgcccacccCATGGCATGCCCCACCCCGGACCACCCCCGATGGGCATGCCGCCCAGAGGGCCCCATTTCGGGTCACCCATGG GTCACCCGGGCCCCATGCCCCACCATGGCATGCGTGGGCCGCCTCCATTGATGCCTCCCCATGGTTACAGTGGCCCCCCCCGCCCGCCGCCCTATGGCTACCAGCGGGTCCCTCTGCCACCTCGTCCTGCCCAGAGGCCCCCCGTGCCACCTCGTGGGCCTTTGAGGGGACCCCTACCATAA